A genomic segment from Luteolibacter ambystomatis encodes:
- a CDS encoding transglutaminase-like domain-containing protein → MRSSSAPPFLLAAALLFWSAMTGEWLIGLSLAVIVELAHWIRVRWDFADAAFLRAWHLSVLLVAARMVLTVLQGSPTQVIQELVVWSPALFFPIQFAQSYGLKDKMPLYTFSILARKRWERNRALGIGGKPVEVCFDHIYLSITLLGAALGKQNPTQSLFMLLGGFIVLITWALLASGHRRKLALFVCLAFAGGISVGGMVGLKTLYRIAVGAKVGGGSNGDVVNYTDTNIGKLGELKQSTEILWRIKAIKGPTPPLLHLSVYNQYNNGTWSWRPVGRAKGNREMSVVPNKEPTPGHTVYFASAERDGPEAMADHLPRINLRGAAKERMLLPVPGNLASLADFEFDYVERNPLGSFRAEPKEPIINGTLLWDPHVSPDAPPDKNTDLKIPDPEQAAVHETAEKLSLEGQPLSAQLTTLKGLFIDEFRYTRYLGIGSRPADFKNSGSLPPSAITQFLTTHRAGHCEYFATAATLILRDAGIPTRYAVGYSVQELDTARKEAVLRGTHAHAWCRVWDAESGTWIDFDPTPPNWLALEPDRRTWLQYAQDWLQLFREDFFIWRNDPGNTTMIGLAMGTFGLLGAAAIGRNLWKSRRQIEKKPSGGLPTAPAVRTPLHGLEPVAKKILGPRPLGMTYPRWLEGLRDHLADPRPLVEAIGLHQRLRFDSQLASDEAGVRLETLEKSLKLALKSRSRKPR, encoded by the coding sequence ATGCGTTCCTCCTCCGCACCACCTTTCCTGCTCGCCGCCGCGCTCCTGTTCTGGAGCGCGATGACCGGCGAGTGGCTGATCGGATTGAGTCTCGCGGTCATTGTGGAACTGGCCCACTGGATCCGGGTGCGCTGGGACTTCGCCGATGCCGCCTTTCTGCGCGCATGGCATCTCTCCGTCCTGCTGGTAGCGGCGCGCATGGTCCTCACGGTGCTCCAAGGTTCGCCCACCCAGGTGATCCAGGAACTCGTAGTGTGGTCGCCTGCCTTGTTTTTCCCGATCCAGTTCGCCCAATCCTACGGGCTGAAGGACAAGATGCCGCTCTACACCTTCTCGATCCTGGCCCGCAAACGCTGGGAACGGAACCGGGCGCTCGGCATTGGCGGCAAACCGGTGGAGGTCTGCTTCGATCACATCTATCTGAGCATCACCCTGCTGGGGGCCGCGCTGGGCAAACAAAACCCGACGCAGTCTCTCTTCATGCTGCTGGGTGGCTTCATCGTCCTTATTACCTGGGCTTTGCTAGCCTCCGGCCATCGCCGGAAACTCGCCCTCTTCGTATGTCTCGCGTTCGCAGGCGGCATCTCGGTGGGTGGCATGGTCGGGCTGAAGACTCTCTATCGGATCGCAGTAGGAGCGAAAGTCGGCGGAGGGAGCAACGGCGATGTGGTGAACTACACCGACACCAACATCGGGAAGCTCGGGGAGCTGAAGCAATCCACGGAAATCCTCTGGCGGATCAAAGCGATCAAGGGCCCCACGCCTCCGCTCCTGCACCTGAGCGTCTACAACCAATACAACAATGGCACCTGGAGCTGGCGCCCCGTAGGACGCGCCAAAGGCAACCGGGAAATGAGCGTGGTCCCCAACAAGGAACCGACTCCCGGACATACCGTTTACTTCGCCTCCGCGGAACGCGACGGGCCGGAAGCGATGGCGGACCATCTCCCCCGGATCAATCTCCGCGGTGCGGCCAAGGAGCGGATGCTGCTTCCGGTCCCCGGCAATCTCGCCAGTCTGGCGGATTTCGAGTTCGACTACGTCGAGCGGAATCCTTTGGGGAGCTTTCGTGCGGAACCCAAGGAACCCATCATCAATGGCACCCTGCTCTGGGATCCCCATGTCAGCCCGGACGCGCCGCCTGACAAGAACACCGACCTCAAAATTCCAGATCCGGAACAAGCGGCGGTCCACGAGACTGCGGAAAAGCTGTCATTGGAGGGCCAGCCTCTTTCCGCGCAACTGACCACTCTCAAGGGCCTGTTTATCGATGAGTTCCGCTACACCCGCTACCTCGGCATCGGTTCCCGCCCGGCTGATTTCAAAAACAGCGGCTCGCTTCCTCCGAGCGCCATCACCCAGTTCCTGACCACCCATCGCGCGGGGCATTGCGAATACTTCGCCACCGCCGCCACCCTGATCCTGCGGGATGCCGGAATTCCCACCCGCTACGCGGTGGGCTATTCGGTCCAGGAACTGGATACCGCGCGGAAGGAGGCCGTGCTGCGCGGCACCCACGCCCATGCTTGGTGCCGGGTCTGGGACGCGGAGAGCGGCACGTGGATCGACTTCGACCCCACGCCCCCCAACTGGCTCGCCCTGGAACCGGACCGGAGGACGTGGCTCCAGTATGCCCAGGACTGGCTCCAGCTTTTCCGGGAGGATTTCTTCATCTGGCGGAATGACCCGGGAAATACCACCATGATCGGCTTGGCCATGGGCACCTTCGGCCTGCTGGGTGCAGCCGCGATCGGCCGGAATCTCTGGAAATCCCGCCGCCAGATTGAGAAAAAACCGTCCGGAGGTCTCCCGACCGCACCTGCGGTCCGAACCCCACTCCACGGGTTGGAACCGGTGGCGAAAAAGATCCTGGGCCCCCGCCCGCTTGGGATGACCTATCCGCGCTGGCTGGAGGGACTGCGTGATCATTTGGCGGATCCCCGGCCGTTGGTGGAAGCGATCGGGCTGCACCAGCGGCTGCGCTTTGACTCCCAACTCGCTTCGGATGAGGCCGGTGTGCGCCTGGAGACACTTGAGAAATCCCTCAAATTGGCGTTGAAATCACGGTCCAGGAAACCGCGTTAG
- the ilvC gene encoding ketol-acid reductoisomerase: MAAKIYTNKDASLVPLKKKTLAVIGFGSQGHAHALNLKDSGLKVVIGLYKKSKSREVAKKLGFEVMDTADAVKAADVIFVAVPDTVIPEVYAKDIAPNLTAGKTILFSHGFAVLFGDLKLPKDINVILVAPKGPGHTVRSQFVDGKGVPGLIAIHQDATGKAKEIALSWARGIGATRAGVFETNFREETVTDLFGEQCVLCGGASALVKAGFEVLVEAGYQPEMAYFECLHELKLIVDLMNESGLAGMRFSVSETAEWGDVSVGPKIIDGSVKKRMQKQLKEIESGKFAKDWIQEYKNGYPRFNAIRKEEAAHQIEKTGEKLRSTMSWIKQKKLKKGASQASYVSSSK, translated from the coding sequence ATGGCCGCGAAGATCTACACCAACAAGGACGCCTCCCTGGTGCCCCTGAAGAAGAAAACCCTCGCCGTGATCGGCTTCGGCTCCCAAGGCCACGCCCACGCGCTGAACCTCAAGGACTCCGGCCTCAAGGTCGTCATCGGTCTCTACAAGAAGTCGAAGTCCCGCGAAGTCGCCAAGAAGCTCGGCTTCGAAGTGATGGACACCGCCGATGCCGTGAAGGCCGCGGACGTGATCTTCGTCGCCGTGCCGGACACCGTGATCCCGGAAGTGTATGCGAAGGACATCGCGCCGAACCTTACCGCCGGCAAGACCATCCTCTTCTCCCACGGTTTCGCCGTGCTCTTCGGCGACCTCAAGCTGCCGAAGGACATCAACGTGATCCTCGTCGCCCCGAAGGGCCCGGGCCACACCGTCCGCTCCCAGTTCGTGGACGGCAAGGGTGTTCCCGGCCTGATCGCGATCCATCAGGACGCCACCGGCAAGGCCAAGGAAATCGCCCTCTCCTGGGCTCGCGGCATCGGTGCCACCCGCGCCGGTGTGTTCGAAACCAACTTCCGCGAGGAAACCGTGACCGACCTCTTCGGTGAGCAGTGCGTGCTTTGCGGCGGCGCTTCCGCCCTCGTGAAGGCCGGTTTCGAAGTGCTTGTCGAGGCTGGCTACCAGCCGGAGATGGCCTACTTCGAGTGCCTCCATGAGCTGAAGCTCATCGTCGACCTGATGAACGAGTCCGGCCTCGCCGGCATGCGCTTCTCGGTTTCCGAAACCGCCGAGTGGGGCGACGTTTCCGTGGGTCCGAAGATCATCGACGGCTCCGTCAAGAAGCGGATGCAGAAGCAGCTCAAGGAAATCGAGTCCGGCAAGTTCGCCAAGGATTGGATCCAGGAGTACAAGAACGGCTACCCGCGCTTCAATGCCATCCGCAAGGAAGAGGCCGCCCACCAGATCGAGAAGACCGGTGAGAAGCTCCGCTCCACCATGAGCTGGATCAAGCAGAAGAAGCTCAAGAAGGGCGCCTCCCAGGCCTCCTACGTGTCTTCCTCCAAGTAA
- a CDS encoding MFS transporter — protein sequence MAILAAGVGFALRGGIFDNWGKEFNFTATQLGAIGGAGFSGFCFGIIIGGLIVDKIGYGKLVAVALLCHIISAFVTFGASNPHNAYNFLYWGMFIFAYANGTLEAVANPLVATLFPQRRTHYLNILHASWPAGMVLGTAAGWVLDDKMNLHWKYQLALYLVPTALYAFMFLGQKFPKSEAAEKGASFVQMFKSVGVLGALVACFLLALFFGDIFKGLLTPDNATEDQILTATKNAQIIGYSIGGILLIASGIITRFSIGSILLFVLFVTHLLVGAVELGTDGWIQNITGNLFTSEQGKYLFIWTSAIMFGLRFCAHWIETKLKLSPVGLLLLCATIACIGLNLSSGMKTLPMAFVALGIYAIGKTFFWPTMLAIVGDRFPHTGAVAMSIMGGIGMLSAGLIGGPGLGYSKDRFAGEELNKTNPAVYAEYKAEKPSTFLNIKATEAFGLDAKKLAAAKEVKEDARSAEQKQAIESDQKGDRTTLRIDSFIPATMAVIYLLLLIYFKGIGGYKVLHIDETAA from the coding sequence ATGGCCATCCTCGCCGCCGGCGTGGGCTTCGCACTCCGCGGCGGCATTTTCGACAACTGGGGAAAGGAGTTTAATTTCACCGCCACCCAGCTCGGTGCCATCGGTGGCGCGGGCTTCTCGGGATTCTGTTTCGGCATCATCATCGGCGGCTTGATCGTGGATAAGATCGGCTATGGCAAACTGGTGGCCGTCGCCCTGCTCTGCCACATCATCTCGGCGTTCGTCACCTTCGGTGCGAGCAACCCGCACAATGCCTACAATTTCCTCTACTGGGGCATGTTCATCTTCGCCTATGCGAACGGCACTCTCGAGGCCGTGGCAAATCCGCTCGTGGCCACACTTTTCCCACAGCGCCGCACGCACTATCTGAACATCCTGCACGCCTCATGGCCTGCAGGCATGGTGCTCGGAACCGCTGCCGGCTGGGTGCTGGACGACAAGATGAATCTCCACTGGAAGTACCAACTCGCCCTCTATCTCGTCCCCACCGCTCTCTACGCCTTCATGTTCCTCGGCCAGAAGTTTCCGAAATCGGAAGCCGCCGAAAAAGGAGCCAGCTTTGTCCAGATGTTCAAGAGCGTGGGCGTGCTGGGTGCGCTCGTTGCCTGCTTCCTGCTCGCGCTGTTCTTCGGTGATATCTTCAAGGGTCTCCTCACCCCTGACAATGCGACCGAGGATCAAATCCTCACGGCAACCAAGAACGCACAGATCATCGGCTACTCCATCGGTGGTATCCTGCTGATCGCCTCGGGCATCATCACCCGCTTCTCCATCGGCTCGATTCTCCTGTTCGTCCTCTTCGTCACCCACCTTCTCGTGGGTGCGGTGGAACTCGGCACCGATGGCTGGATCCAGAACATCACCGGCAACCTCTTCACCTCCGAGCAGGGCAAATACCTCTTCATTTGGACTTCGGCGATCATGTTCGGTCTTCGCTTCTGCGCCCACTGGATCGAAACCAAGCTCAAGCTTTCGCCCGTCGGCCTGCTCCTGCTCTGCGCCACGATCGCCTGCATCGGCCTCAATCTTTCCAGCGGCATGAAAACCCTGCCGATGGCCTTTGTCGCGCTCGGCATCTACGCGATCGGCAAGACCTTCTTCTGGCCGACCATGCTCGCCATCGTCGGTGACCGCTTCCCGCACACGGGTGCGGTGGCCATGTCCATCATGGGCGGCATCGGCATGCTCTCCGCCGGTCTGATCGGCGGCCCGGGTCTCGGCTACAGCAAGGACCGCTTCGCCGGTGAGGAACTCAACAAGACCAACCCTGCGGTGTATGCGGAATACAAGGCCGAGAAGCCGAGTACTTTCCTCAACATCAAGGCCACCGAAGCCTTCGGTCTGGACGCCAAGAAACTGGCGGCGGCGAAGGAAGTGAAGGAGGACGCCCGCTCGGCCGAGCAAAAGCAGGCGATCGAATCCGACCAGAAAGGCGACCGCACCACCCTGCGCATCGACTCCTTCATCCCGGCGACGATGGCCGTAATCTACCTGCTGCTGTTGATCTACTTCAAGGGCATCGGCGGCTACAAGGTCCTCCACATCGACGAGACTGCCGCCTGA
- a CDS encoding DUF4431 domain-containing protein encodes MYSRILLLTLGLVSFVAPAELCAADDQTTAKAVELNYDPAVSTLKGTLKRVKFEDDDMPALKGTSAWVLRLDKPVSLKASTDNTADAAETNVKDVQLVIDSKIAKEADLARFVAAKTPLVVSGKLFHGHTAHHVTRVLMTINALKPEEAAKKAPAKP; translated from the coding sequence ATGTACTCCCGTATCCTGCTTCTCACCTTGGGACTGGTCTCCTTTGTCGCTCCGGCGGAGCTGTGTGCGGCCGATGACCAAACAACCGCCAAAGCGGTGGAGCTGAACTACGATCCAGCTGTCTCCACTTTGAAAGGAACGCTGAAGCGGGTGAAATTCGAGGACGACGACATGCCCGCCCTGAAAGGAACGAGCGCCTGGGTCTTGCGCCTGGACAAACCGGTATCGCTCAAGGCCAGCACGGACAATACCGCGGATGCCGCCGAGACAAATGTGAAGGACGTGCAGTTGGTGATCGACAGCAAGATCGCCAAGGAAGCGGACTTGGCCAGGTTCGTGGCCGCCAAGACACCACTGGTGGTCAGCGGCAAACTTTTCCACGGCCACACGGCCCATCATGTGACCAGGGTGTTGATGACCATCAATGCTCTGAAGCCCGAGGAGGCAGCCAAAAAGGCACCGGCAAAGCCATAG
- a CDS encoding protein-L-isoaspartate(D-aspartate) O-methyltransferase — protein sequence MDYARARERMVKEQIEARGVREPRVLAAMRAVPRENFVAEGLLPWIYEDQPLSIGRGQTISQPYMVALMTELLGTGPDATVLEIGAGCGYQTAILSRLVGRVCSIERDETLAAEARMRLAGMGCGNVELIHGDGFLGWPEPGRQFLRILAACAAEEIPVGLLDQLAPGGRLVIPIGPAETKQELTLVDRDWDGLLHTQVILPVRFVPMVHGSV from the coding sequence ATGGACTATGCCCGTGCGAGAGAACGGATGGTTAAGGAGCAGATCGAGGCCCGCGGCGTGCGTGAGCCGCGGGTGCTGGCGGCCATGCGCGCCGTGCCGCGCGAGAACTTCGTGGCGGAGGGGTTGCTGCCGTGGATCTATGAAGACCAGCCGCTTTCCATCGGTCGCGGGCAGACGATTTCCCAGCCGTACATGGTCGCACTGATGACGGAGTTGTTAGGCACCGGGCCGGACGCCACTGTGCTGGAGATCGGTGCAGGCTGCGGCTACCAGACGGCGATCTTGTCGCGTCTGGTGGGGCGGGTTTGCTCGATCGAGCGGGATGAAACACTCGCTGCCGAGGCGCGCATGCGTTTGGCCGGAATGGGGTGTGGCAATGTCGAACTCATCCACGGCGATGGCTTTCTCGGCTGGCCGGAGCCGGGACGGCAGTTCCTTCGCATTCTAGCTGCTTGTGCAGCGGAAGAGATCCCTGTCGGGCTGCTTGACCAACTCGCTCCCGGAGGACGCCTTGTCATCCCCATCGGTCCTGCGGAGACGAAGCAGGAGCTTACGCTGGTGGATCGCGATTGGGACGGCCTGCTGCACACGCAGGTGATCCTGCCGGTGCGGTTCGTGCCGATGGTCCACGGCAGCGTGTGA
- the argJ gene encoding bifunctional glutamate N-acetyltransferase/amino-acid acetyltransferase ArgJ codes for MDFPFSRIKGGVGAPKGFLTSAVSCGIKNPAVERLDLALVYSETPCASAGTFTTNRVKAAPVKVSQAHLRKDDLRAIIANSGNANACTGVQGIHDANAMCDAVAKPLGLKRNEIGVCSTGVIGLPMPMMRIEPKYGELVSKLNAKNGADVAAAIITSDTRPKEVAISFDLGGHRVRIGGCVKGAGMISPSMATMLCFITTDANLPSDSLRKSVLECVENSFNRITIDGDMSTNDTVLVLANGASEMPSIRRGSSLCKQFRAALQWVMLELAKAVVRDGERVTKFVTVDVKGARTYLDAKKVAEAVCKSALVKSSWNGGDPNWGRILHAVGYSRARIREELVDIHIGGKAACLGGLQTTTPMDELRAVVAEPEFNIVISLNQGDADYTMYSSDLSPEYIDFNRSEYAYWKQARKDGLV; via the coding sequence ATGGATTTTCCCTTCTCCCGGATCAAAGGCGGCGTCGGCGCGCCGAAAGGCTTCCTGACCTCCGCGGTCTCGTGCGGCATCAAGAATCCCGCTGTCGAGCGCCTGGATCTGGCGTTGGTCTATTCGGAAACTCCGTGCGCCTCGGCTGGCACTTTCACGACCAACCGTGTGAAGGCCGCGCCGGTGAAGGTGAGCCAGGCGCATCTGCGCAAGGACGACCTGCGGGCCATCATCGCGAACTCCGGCAATGCCAACGCCTGCACTGGCGTGCAGGGCATCCATGATGCCAACGCGATGTGCGATGCGGTGGCGAAGCCGCTCGGCCTGAAGCGCAATGAGATCGGCGTGTGCTCCACCGGTGTGATCGGCCTGCCGATGCCGATGATGCGCATCGAGCCGAAATACGGCGAGCTGGTTTCGAAGCTCAACGCGAAGAACGGCGCGGACGTGGCTGCGGCGATCATTACCAGCGACACGCGTCCGAAGGAGGTCGCCATTTCCTTCGACCTCGGCGGCCACCGTGTCCGCATCGGCGGCTGTGTGAAGGGCGCGGGCATGATTTCCCCGAGCATGGCGACGATGCTCTGCTTCATCACCACGGATGCGAACCTCCCCAGCGATTCGCTGCGGAAGTCGGTGCTGGAGTGCGTGGAGAACAGCTTCAACCGCATCACCATCGACGGTGACATGAGCACGAACGACACCGTGCTGGTACTCGCCAATGGAGCCAGTGAGATGCCTTCCATCCGCCGCGGCAGCTCCCTGTGCAAGCAGTTCCGCGCCGCCCTGCAGTGGGTGATGCTGGAACTGGCGAAGGCGGTGGTCCGCGATGGCGAGCGCGTGACCAAGTTCGTGACCGTGGATGTGAAAGGTGCCCGCACCTACCTCGATGCCAAGAAGGTGGCCGAGGCGGTGTGCAAGTCCGCTCTGGTGAAATCCTCTTGGAATGGTGGCGATCCGAACTGGGGCCGCATCCTCCACGCCGTGGGCTATTCCCGCGCGCGCATCCGCGAGGAACTGGTGGATATCCACATCGGTGGCAAGGCGGCCTGCCTCGGCGGCCTGCAGACGACCACGCCGATGGACGAGCTCCGCGCCGTGGTGGCGGAGCCTGAGTTCAACATCGTGATTTCCCTCAACCAGGGTGACGCGGACTACACCATGTATTCCAGCGACCTTTCGCCCGAGTACATCGATTTCAACCGTTCCGAATACGCCTACTGGAAGCAGGCGCGGAAGGATGGATTGGTGTAA
- the argC gene encoding N-acetyl-gamma-glutamyl-phosphate reductase, translating into MERIKTAIVGASGYTGMELLRLLLVHPQVELVAATSRQEAGKPIHAVFPRFRHAPAAELAFIEPDPDAIAATGAKVAFLALPHGVAAEIARALLERGLKVIDLSADFRLRDAAVYAEFYGHEHPAPDLLSQAVYGLPEVRAEEIAKSDLIASPGCYPTSIILPLVPLLAEKLIDPATIVANSYSGVSGAGRKADISLLFVECNESVRAYGLPKHRHLSEIEQELTLAAGEQVTITFLPHLMPVTAGIHTTTTAKLAPGIDPEAVGRSLEAAYARSAFVRVLGRGGYPDTKNVTRTNFIDIGWQYDARTGRVILLSAEDNLGKGAGGQAVQSFNHMFGLEETAGLQNF; encoded by the coding sequence ATGGAACGGATCAAAACTGCAATCGTCGGAGCGAGCGGCTACACCGGAATGGAGTTGCTGCGGCTGCTGTTGGTGCATCCTCAGGTCGAACTGGTGGCGGCGACGTCGCGCCAGGAGGCCGGAAAACCGATCCACGCCGTGTTCCCACGCTTCCGTCACGCACCGGCTGCGGAGCTGGCGTTCATCGAGCCGGATCCGGACGCCATCGCCGCCACGGGGGCGAAGGTGGCCTTTCTGGCCCTCCCGCACGGAGTGGCTGCGGAGATCGCTCGCGCGCTGCTGGAGCGGGGCCTGAAGGTGATCGATCTGAGCGCGGACTTCCGCCTCCGGGACGCCGCAGTGTACGCGGAATTCTACGGTCACGAGCATCCGGCCCCGGATTTGCTTTCGCAGGCAGTCTATGGCCTGCCGGAGGTACGGGCTGAGGAGATCGCGAAGTCGGATCTCATCGCCTCTCCCGGTTGCTATCCGACCAGCATCATCCTGCCGCTGGTGCCATTGCTGGCGGAGAAACTCATCGATCCAGCCACCATCGTCGCGAATTCCTACAGCGGCGTCAGCGGCGCAGGTCGGAAGGCGGACATTTCGCTGCTGTTCGTGGAGTGCAATGAAAGCGTGCGCGCCTATGGCCTGCCGAAGCACCGCCACCTTTCCGAGATCGAGCAGGAGTTGACCCTCGCCGCCGGAGAGCAGGTGACGATCACCTTCCTGCCGCATCTGATGCCGGTGACGGCGGGCATCCATACCACCACCACGGCGAAGCTCGCTCCGGGCATCGATCCGGAGGCGGTGGGACGCAGCCTGGAGGCGGCCTATGCCCGCAGCGCTTTCGTGCGCGTGCTGGGCCGGGGCGGCTATCCGGACACGAAGAATGTCACGCGCACCAACTTCATCGACATCGGCTGGCAATACGATGCACGGACCGGTCGGGTCATCCTGCTCAGCGCGGAGGACAACCTCGGCAAGGGTGCGGGTGGGCAGGCCGTGCAGAGTTTCAACCACATGTTCGGTCTTGAGGAGACTGCCGGATTGCAAAACTTCTGA
- a CDS encoding FAD-dependent oxidoreductase: MKYDILVLGGGFAGAYCAKALGANRSLKVGLIAERNVLVFHPMLAEVAGATLSPLDVVHPLRHFCKTADVLQGKVKRIDWAAKKVIVDGGRFTRNHAIEFDQLVLTLGSVTDLSKVPGMTEYGLPMKSAADALRIRAAIINRLEEANLVEDEEVRQRLLTFVIVGGGYTGVETAGQVLDLVQSAKRFYANLRDKKTRVVLIHSRPHLLEEIGPELGDHAQRVLERRGMEIILSSRVSEATSNRIHHGENGCIETNTIISSIGNAPNPALLDLCKQLGIEPDKGRLATEPTMRVKGHDNLWAAGDCAAVPWNNNGELKTSPPTAQLALRQGRQLGANILRALRNEELQPFTHRYLGQLATVGAHEAVAEILGFRFSGFFAWWMWRSIYLSKLPGFGRKLRVMIDWTFELFFPRDLSVVLPVQEDPMPSVHFEQGENFVEKGDPCRAILYVRTGKITGTAPGQPDITFGPGCVIGQEEMDANGCWTYNLTAAERTDAVLFRGRALDLLRAGLRIEGDPRPAP, translated from the coding sequence ATGAAATACGACATCCTTGTTCTGGGCGGTGGATTTGCAGGCGCGTATTGCGCGAAGGCGCTCGGTGCGAACCGTTCGCTGAAGGTCGGTCTGATCGCGGAGCGCAACGTGCTCGTCTTCCACCCGATGCTGGCCGAGGTCGCCGGGGCGACGCTTTCGCCGCTCGATGTCGTCCATCCGCTGCGGCACTTCTGCAAGACCGCGGATGTCCTCCAAGGCAAGGTGAAGCGCATCGACTGGGCGGCGAAGAAGGTGATCGTGGATGGCGGCCGTTTCACCCGGAACCACGCGATCGAGTTCGACCAACTGGTCCTCACCCTCGGCAGTGTGACCGATCTCAGCAAGGTGCCCGGCATGACCGAGTACGGCCTGCCGATGAAAAGCGCCGCGGACGCCCTGCGCATCCGCGCCGCCATCATCAACCGGCTGGAGGAAGCCAATCTGGTGGAGGACGAGGAGGTCCGCCAGCGCCTGCTCACCTTTGTAATCGTCGGTGGCGGCTACACCGGCGTGGAAACCGCGGGCCAGGTGCTGGATCTGGTCCAATCCGCGAAACGATTCTACGCGAACCTCCGCGACAAGAAAACCCGTGTCGTCCTCATCCACAGCCGCCCGCACCTGCTGGAGGAGATCGGCCCCGAACTCGGCGACCATGCCCAGCGCGTGCTGGAGCGGCGCGGCATGGAGATCATCCTGAGTTCGCGTGTCAGCGAAGCGACCTCCAACCGCATCCATCACGGCGAGAATGGTTGCATCGAGACCAACACCATCATCTCCAGCATCGGCAACGCCCCCAATCCCGCGCTGCTGGATCTTTGCAAACAGCTCGGCATCGAGCCGGACAAGGGCCGCCTCGCCACCGAACCCACCATGCGGGTGAAAGGCCACGATAATCTGTGGGCGGCGGGCGATTGCGCCGCCGTGCCGTGGAATAACAATGGCGAACTCAAAACCTCGCCACCCACCGCCCAGCTCGCGCTGAGGCAGGGCCGCCAGCTTGGGGCCAACATCCTCCGTGCGCTGAGGAACGAAGAACTACAACCGTTCACCCACCGCTACCTCGGCCAGCTCGCCACCGTGGGCGCGCATGAGGCGGTGGCGGAAATCCTCGGCTTCCGCTTCAGCGGCTTCTTCGCCTGGTGGATGTGGCGCTCGATCTATCTCTCCAAGCTGCCGGGCTTCGGCCGCAAGCTGCGGGTGATGATCGACTGGACCTTCGAACTGTTTTTCCCGCGCGACCTCAGTGTCGTCCTGCCGGTGCAGGAGGACCCGATGCCCTCGGTGCATTTCGAGCAGGGCGAGAACTTCGTCGAGAAGGGCGATCCCTGCCGCGCGATCCTCTACGTGCGCACGGGAAAAATCACCGGCACTGCGCCGGGACAACCGGACATCACCTTCGGCCCCGGCTGTGTGATCGGTCAGGAGGAGATGGATGCCAACGGTTGCTGGACGTACAACCTCACCGCCGCGGAGCGGACGGACGCGGTGCTGTTCCGCGGACGCGCGCTGGATCTGCTGCGCGCCGGATTGCGCATCGAGGGCGACCCGCGCCCGGCACCGTAG
- a CDS encoding DUF4394 domain-containing protein, with amino-acid sequence MNKIALFGLAALGLVSSASATALYGVTGDNQLVTFDTVSPSNFTSSVQITGLVQSNGVTADPFASIVNLTYNYSDGQLYGVDTNANFYRIGSNGSATLLSATLSPNGFESGLGFDPFAGAFVYGTDLGEHFNIGTNGAVTNGPDFAYSIGDAHAGSVPSITGLTFDPAFGTAYFLDASLDTLSMSLDPGLGEIFTLGDLGIDVAALGDLAVDFDGNLYATLSTDGLTTSLYQINTTTGQATSLGNYGPGNSLITIAVPEPSAALLGGLGALALLRRRRA; translated from the coding sequence ATGAACAAAATCGCGCTCTTCGGCTTGGCCGCGCTCGGACTGGTTTCCTCCGCGTCCGCCACGGCTCTCTACGGCGTCACCGGTGACAACCAGCTCGTCACCTTCGACACCGTTTCCCCCTCGAACTTCACTTCGAGCGTCCAGATCACCGGCCTGGTGCAGTCCAACGGCGTCACCGCGGACCCCTTCGCCTCGATCGTCAATCTCACCTACAACTACAGCGACGGCCAGTTGTACGGTGTGGACACCAATGCGAACTTCTACCGCATCGGCTCGAATGGCTCGGCCACCCTGCTGTCCGCCACGCTCTCTCCGAACGGTTTCGAATCCGGCCTCGGCTTCGACCCCTTCGCCGGAGCATTCGTCTATGGCACCGATCTCGGCGAGCACTTCAACATCGGTACCAACGGCGCGGTCACCAACGGCCCGGATTTCGCCTACTCCATCGGTGATGCTCACGCAGGTTCGGTCCCCTCCATCACCGGCCTCACGTTCGATCCCGCTTTCGGCACCGCCTACTTCCTTGATGCCTCCCTCGACACGCTCTCGATGAGCCTCGATCCGGGTCTCGGCGAGATCTTCACCCTCGGCGATCTGGGCATCGATGTGGCCGCGCTCGGCGATCTGGCCGTGGACTTCGACGGCAACCTCTACGCGACGCTCTCCACCGATGGTCTGACCACCTCGCTCTATCAGATCAACACCACCACCGGCCAGGCCACCAGCCTCGGCAACTATGGCCCGGGCAACAGCCTGATCACCATCGCCGTGCCGGAACCGTCCGCCGCCCTGCTCGGCGGTCTTGGCGCGCTCGCCCTGCTGCGCCGCCGCCGCGCCTGA